The Musa acuminata AAA Group cultivar baxijiao chromosome BXJ1-8, Cavendish_Baxijiao_AAA, whole genome shotgun sequence genomic sequence GCTGGTCGTGAGCACGCGGTGCCACACGCTCTTGTAGCGACCGTTGCTGAGTACTTCGATCTGGTCTCCGGTGTTGATGACGATGGCATTGGCCACAGGCTGCACATCGATCCACTTCCCATCTTTTAGGATCTGGAGGCCACCAACTTGGTCGTCCTGGAAGAGGAGGatgacaccgccagcatcggtGTGGGCGCGAAGGCCGTTTACGAGGTCCAGGCGCGGGCATGGCGGATAGTGGCTCACCTTGGTGCCGAAGAAGGGCTGGTGCTCACCGTTTCCTGAAAATACTTTCTTGATGTAGCCATTCTCAAACCCCATATTCTCATCCATTACTTCCATCACTTTCTCAGCCAGCTTCCTCAGCTCTTCCCTGTACTCCTTCATGATCTCGCTGCATGAAGAGAGCAAACGTCAACAACTTTGGTGACAACCATCATATTATGAGTAGCAAATCAAAGATCAACAATCCAATTCTTGCGCTGGGGCAGCTAGCTATTCAGCAGTGATTATAATTGACTTTCTAATGTTGTTCATTCGTTTATGTGGAACAGGGAATGGAACAAGCAGCATTGGAGCTTCGTGAATGAAGTACCTGAACTCCGGAGGGTTGGACGGCCATTCGTTGTCGTCCTGGAGAAGGAAAACATCCTCCCAGTCCACGTTATCCAAGCGCTTAACATCGGCCTCTTCCCCTTCTTTGTCCACCAGTTTGTTCAACAGCTGCACTGGTTTGGATCCCTTGAAGCCCTTCGCTCTGAGCCGATAGCACTCCGAGCATACCTTCTTCACGCGATCCAGAAGCTCCACCGGAATCCCATGGTTCACCAGCTGCAAGCACATTAGATTGCTTGGAATAAGTACCAGCATCAAGTTCAGAAGAACCATGGacgggagaaaggaagaagatcgGGAACATGAAAGCACATCCTCCATGACAACAGACCTGAAAGAATCCCCATTCTTCACATCCATTGGCAATCTGTGCCAAAGTTTCggctctttgcttgcccttcaacTTTGAGAAATCAATGACTGGAATGGCCATTTCTAAcaaaagatttattttctgaGAAGACGGATGCGATGCTTTGGTTGAACTTTGCTTCTTGAGTTCGATGAAAAGAAATGGAGCTACTTGGGGCTTTTTATAGTGCAAAGATTGAGCTTCACTTCAGATCTTACGTACAAATCAAAGGAAGAAACGAGGAAGTATGCCGAGTGTTGTTGGTCAACCTTTCTTTTCCTTGGTTATTAGAAAGAGACAAAGACTTGTTTGTCAACCTTTCTTTTCCTTGGCAAAGACCACAAGTACTTATTAGAAAGAGACAAAGACCACAAGTACTTCCACACGGCAAACCATCCAAATCATATTTGATTCACTCGTGAAATAAATGGACAGAATGATGATATGGCCAGAACGTTCATCACGTTAATAAGGTGGCTTCGGCACGTACGAGACGATCATGGCAGGCTACCAGGATGATTAATATCCAGCTCAGCTTGTGCTGGTTTTGTCATTGGATTGCATCAT encodes the following:
- the LOC135587631 gene encoding 1-aminocyclopropane-1-carboxylate oxidase-like yields the protein MAIPVIDFSKLKGKQRAETLAQIANGCEEWGFFQLVNHGIPVELLDRVKKVCSECYRLRAKGFKGSKPVQLLNKLVDKEGEEADVKRLDNVDWEDVFLLQDDNEWPSNPPEFSEIMKEYREELRKLAEKVMEVMDENMGFENGYIKKVFSGNGEHQPFFGTKVSHYPPCPRLDLVNGLRAHTDAGGVILLFQDDQVGGLQILKDGKWIDVQPVANAIVINTGDQIEVLSNGRYKSVWHRVLTTSDGNRRSIASFYNPSLKATITPGISNDDAPALYPKFVFGDYMEVYVKQKFTAKEPRFDAVRAM